CGCCACCGCAGCGTCGAAGGCGACGAGCGCCTCCGCCATCATGCCCGCATCGGCGAGCAGACGTCCACGCAGCGAGTGCGCCCGGGCGTCGCGGGGGAACTGCTTGGCAAAGGTGTCCAGCGCGGCATTGAAGGCGTCCAGGCGACCGAGATCGCGCAGGGTGAGCAGGCGATTGTACTGGAGGTCGGGGTCGCCCGGCCGCAGCGCCAGGGCCTGCTCGAAGATGGCCAGGGCCTCCGCGTGGCGGCCCGCCTCGCGGCGCTGCAGCCCCACGCGCGAGAGGCCCTCGGCGTCGGTGATCCGGCCCCCGGCGTAGGCCTCCTCGATCTGAGTGCCCAGCCGCTCCCACTGCGCGAGCACGCCGGCGATGCGCGCGTTGCCGGGGCAAGCGGCGAGCCCCGCCTGGAAGGCGGGGATGCCCGGCTCGAGCTGCTGAATGCCGCTGCCCATCGCGAAGCCTTCGAGCAGCTTGGCCGCCGCGATCTGGTGGCTGCGCAGGACGGCCGGCTCCACGGCGCCGCGCAGCCCCTGCCCGTCGTCCTGGCGGATCAGCCGCAGCCAGCGCAGGACGTCTTCCTCGTGATAGCCGAGCGTCTGGCTGCGGAAGTTGCGGCCGAGCGTGAACTCCAGGCGCGGGCGCGCCCAGGTGTTGAGCGGGCCGGGGCCGACCGCCGTGCGCAGCGCCTCATTGCCGCTCACCCAGAGCGTGCCGAGCAGGTAGGGATCCGCGAGATGCAGCGGCTCGAGGTCCGCAGCGATGGCCGGCCGCGCAAGGAAGCGGCGCGCCGCATCGAGGTCGAGCGTTAGCGGCGCCTTGCTGCCGGCGAGGATCAGGTTGTAGGGGTCGTACCAGTAGAGCGCGACGTGCGGGAAGGCGGCGGCGAAGCTGCGCGTGATCACCTTCACGTCCGCCAAGGGCAGGTGGATGGCGATCCACTGCACCATGACGCCGTTCTCGGTCAGGCGGTCGCGACAGAGCGCCGTGTAGTCCTCGGAGAGCAGGGGCGCATTGCCCGCGTACTCGGGGTTCAGCTTCGAGTCGCTGCTGATGATGTCGAAGCGCTGGCGCGTCGTGAGCAGGTACTGGACGCCGTCGCCGACGTGCAGCTCCAGGCGCGGGTCGCGCAGGACGCCGCGGGCCGGCTGGTCGAAGAAGCGCGCGCCTTCGACGACGCCGGGGACGATCTCGACACAGGCGAGCTGCTCGATCTCGTCGTAGAGCGCGAGGGTGCCCAGGGTGACACCGCTGCCCAGGCCCACGGCCAGGGTCTTCTTCGCGTCGGGCCGGAGCAGCATCGGCAGGTGGGCGAGGATCTTCTCCTTGCGGAGCAGGGCCGGCTCGGTCCCCCCGATGTGGTGCCCGTCGACGCTCATGTGCACGTCGCCGGTGCGCTTGCGGTAGACGCGCGTCTCGCCCGCATGATCCTCGCGGTCGAAGAGCACGGGGTCGCCCGTCGACTGCGTGTCGGAGAGCAGGGACCGGCCGCTGCGGTGGAGGATCGGCGTGGCCACGAGCAGCGCCGCGAAGGCGGCCCCGACGAGCCAGGGCTCGACGGCGCCGCGGCGCGCACGGCCGAGGTGGATGAGGACGCCGAGAGCGGCGCTGAGCAGCGCGGTGGCGAGCAGCGCCGCTCGCGCACCGAGCAGGGGCAGCACGAGGAATCCCGCGGCGAGGCTGCCCGCGATCGCGCCCAGCGTGTTCGCGAAGTACAGCCAACCCACGCCGCGGCCGAGGTGGGCCAGGCTGCGGATGCCAATGCGGTTGACGAGCGGGAAGGTCATGCCCGTCAGGAGGGTGGTCGGCGCCATGACGAGGAACGCGAGCAGGAAGCGGCGCGACAGGTAGGCCGACCAGGACAGCGAGCGGTCGTTGAGCCAGACGCCGCTGCCTTCGGCGGTCAGCCAGCGCCAGAGCAGGAGCACGGTGAGCGCCGCCGTCGTGCCGACGGCCAGTTGCACCCAGCCGAGCAGGCGGGCCGGCGAGGCGACGCGGTCGGCCAGGCGGCCGCCCAGCCAGCCGCCGGCGGCGAGGCCGAGCAGGAAGGTCGTCAGCATGGCGCTGAAGGCGTAGGTCGAGTTGCCGAGGAAGTGCTGGAGCCCCCGCGTCCAGTACAGCTCGTAGCCGAGCGAGGCGAAGCCGCTGAGGGCGAAGACCCAGGCGAGCAGGCGGGAGTCGAGCTCGATCCGGTGGGCCTCGGCGGCCGTGGGCACCTTCCCGGCGGTCGACTTCCCGGTGGGCGCTTTCGCGGCGGGCGCCTCCTCGTCGAGCAGGCTCTCCGCGTAGGCGGCCGAAACGGCGAGCGGCGACAGCCCGCGGTCGATCAGCCAGATCGCTGCCGCGATGGCCAGGTTGAGCAGCAGGGCGAGCAGGGTGCTGCCGCCCAGGCCGAGAGTGGCGATCAGGGTGAAGCCGGCGAGGAAGCAGCCGAGCACGGCGCCGAAGGTGTTGACGGCGTAGAGCAGGCCCATGCCGCGGCCGAGGGCGTCGCGGCGCGTGACGATGACGCGGCTCAGGACGGGCAGGGTGCCGCCCATGAGGAAGGTGGGCGGCAGCAGCAGCGCGCCCGTGATCAGCACGCGCAGGAGGGCGAGCAGCGGACCCGGCAGGCGGCCGCCCACGGCTGCGTAGATATCCGGCGCGCCGAACAGGATGAGGGTGACCAGCCCGCTCAGCAGGGCGATCCCCACCTCGAGCTTCGCGTAGAGCAGGAGCGGGCGCTCGCAGTGGTCCGCCCGGCGGCCGTAGTGGCGGCTGCCCAGGGCGAGGCCGCCCATGAAGGCGGCCAGGACGGTGCTGATCGCGTAGCTGGTGCCGCCCAGGAGGTGGCTGAAGAGGCGGATCCAGACCAGTTCGTAGACGAGGCCGCTGACGCCCGAGAGCGTGAAGAGGAGCAGGATGAGCGGGGTGACGCGCTTCATGCAGGACCTGGCGTGGCTCGTCCGCAGCGGCACGCGGCGGAGGGGAGAGTGTCCCGCAGCGGCGCGGGGGCGTCAAGAGGGGCGGCGGGGCGCGGCTGGCGCGCGCCCCATCTTGCCAGGGCGCTGGGCGCGTGCCATGCTGCGCCCATGCCCGAGGTCCACAGCAGCCGACTGCGCGTGCGCTACGCCGAGACCGACGCCATGGGCGTGCTGCACCACGGCCAGTGGGCGGTCTACTGGGAGCTGGGGCGCACGGGGCTCCTGCGCGAGCGCTACCGCTCCTATGCCGAGATCGAGCGGACGGGCATCCGCTTCCCCGTCGTCGAGTATGGCGCACGCATCCTGGCGCCGGCTCGCTACGACGAGGAGCTGGAGATCCGCACGCGGGTTGCGGAACTCGGCCGCGTGCGCCTGCGCTTCGCCTACGAGGGCTGGCGCGGCGAAACCCTGCTCGCCACGGGCTTCAGCGTGCACGGCGTGAT
This genomic interval from bacterium contains the following:
- a CDS encoding acyl-CoA thioesterase, which translates into the protein MPEVHSSRLRVRYAETDAMGVLHHGQWAVYWELGRTGLLRERYRSYAEIERTGIRFPVVEYGARILAPARYDEELEIRTRVAELGRVRLRFAYEGWRGETLLATGFSVHGVIDADWRVIRLPAEIAAALGAAGAPHSEE
- a CDS encoding tetratricopeptide repeat protein produces the protein MKRVTPLILLLFTLSGVSGLVYELVWIRLFSHLLGGTSYAISTVLAAFMGGLALGSRHYGRRADHCERPLLLYAKLEVGIALLSGLVTLILFGAPDIYAAVGGRLPGPLLALLRVLITGALLLPPTFLMGGTLPVLSRVIVTRRDALGRGMGLLYAVNTFGAVLGCFLAGFTLIATLGLGGSTLLALLLNLAIAAAIWLIDRGLSPLAVSAAYAESLLDEEAPAAKAPTGKSTAGKVPTAAEAHRIELDSRLLAWVFALSGFASLGYELYWTRGLQHFLGNSTYAFSAMLTTFLLGLAAGGWLGGRLADRVASPARLLGWVQLAVGTTAALTVLLLWRWLTAEGSGVWLNDRSLSWSAYLSRRFLLAFLVMAPTTLLTGMTFPLVNRIGIRSLAHLGRGVGWLYFANTLGAIAGSLAAGFLVLPLLGARAALLATALLSAALGVLIHLGRARRGAVEPWLVGAAFAALLVATPILHRSGRSLLSDTQSTGDPVLFDREDHAGETRVYRKRTGDVHMSVDGHHIGGTEPALLRKEKILAHLPMLLRPDAKKTLAVGLGSGVTLGTLALYDEIEQLACVEIVPGVVEGARFFDQPARGVLRDPRLELHVGDGVQYLLTTRQRFDIISSDSKLNPEYAGNAPLLSEDYTALCRDRLTENGVMVQWIAIHLPLADVKVITRSFAAAFPHVALYWYDPYNLILAGSKAPLTLDLDAARRFLARPAIAADLEPLHLADPYLLGTLWVSGNEALRTAVGPGPLNTWARPRLEFTLGRNFRSQTLGYHEEDVLRWLRLIRQDDGQGLRGAVEPAVLRSHQIAAAKLLEGFAMGSGIQQLEPGIPAFQAGLAACPGNARIAGVLAQWERLGTQIEEAYAGGRITDAEGLSRVGLQRREAGRHAEALAIFEQALALRPGDPDLQYNRLLTLRDLGRLDAFNAALDTFAKQFPRDARAHSLRGRLLADAGMMAEALVAFDAAVA